The following coding sequences are from one Streptomyces venezuelae window:
- a CDS encoding MarC family protein, protein MFDVAVFGSLFLTLFVIMDPPGITPIFLGLTAGRPAKVQQRMAFQAVCVAFGVISVFGLVGHQILDYLHVSVPALMIAGGLLLLLIALDLLTGKTDEPKQTKDVNVALVPLGMPLLAGPGAIVSVILAVQDADSVGTQISVWAAIVAMHVVLWLVMRYSLLIIRVIKDGGVVLVTRLAGMMLSAIAVQQIINGVLQVIEGA, encoded by the coding sequence GTGTTCGACGTCGCCGTCTTCGGATCCCTCTTTCTCACGCTTTTCGTGATCATGGACCCCCCTGGGATCACCCCGATCTTCCTCGGTCTCACCGCGGGCCGACCCGCCAAGGTGCAGCAGCGGATGGCCTTCCAGGCCGTGTGCGTCGCCTTCGGCGTCATCTCGGTCTTCGGCCTCGTGGGCCACCAGATCCTCGACTACCTGCATGTCTCCGTCCCCGCGCTGATGATCGCGGGCGGTCTGCTGCTGCTCCTGATCGCGCTCGACCTGCTCACCGGCAAGACCGACGAGCCCAAGCAGACCAAGGACGTCAACGTGGCGCTGGTCCCGCTGGGCATGCCGCTGCTCGCGGGGCCCGGCGCGATCGTCTCCGTCATCCTGGCCGTCCAGGACGCCGACAGCGTCGGCACGCAGATCTCCGTCTGGGCGGCGATCGTGGCCATGCACGTGGTCCTGTGGCTGGTGATGCGGTACTCGCTGCTGATCATCCGCGTGATCAAGGACGGCGGCGTGGTGCTCGTGACGCGGCTCGCGGGCATGATGCTGTCCGCCATCGCCGTGCAGCAGATCATCAACGGCGTGCTGCAGGTGATCGAGGGGGCCTGA
- a CDS encoding MFS transporter: protein MNSSTGGPAEGDPFDAGAGSLLRQPKAVWATAGASVVAFMGIGLVDPILPSIAKGLDASASQVSLLFTSYFLITAVAMLVTGFVSSRIGGKKTLLLGLALVVVFAALSGTSGSVGELVGFRAGWGLGNALFVSTALAVIVGAAAGGSAAAILLYESALGLGMACGPLVGALLGDASWRYPFFGTAALMAIGFLCITAFLKEQPKPARKTSLLDPVKALGHGGLASAAASAFFYNYTFFTVLAFTPFVLNMSPYKSGAVFFAWGVLLAVFSVLVAPRLQARFGSLKVLGSSLVLLAADVLVLGYGNHTVAVVCTILSGAFIGVNNTVYTELALGVSDAPRPVASAGYNFVRWFAAAAAPFFAPKIEEWSNIHIPFVVAAVTAVLGAVVVWVRRNALTHEAEELEPRHATEDSVTVFAD, encoded by the coding sequence ATGAACAGCAGCACAGGGGGTCCCGCCGAAGGGGACCCGTTCGACGCCGGGGCGGGCAGTCTGCTGCGGCAGCCGAAGGCCGTCTGGGCGACGGCCGGGGCGTCCGTCGTGGCGTTCATGGGCATCGGACTCGTCGACCCGATCCTGCCCTCCATCGCCAAGGGCCTGGACGCGAGCGCGAGCCAGGTGTCCCTCCTCTTCACCTCGTACTTCCTGATCACCGCCGTCGCGATGCTGGTCACCGGCTTCGTGTCCAGCCGCATCGGCGGCAAGAAGACCCTGCTGCTCGGCCTCGCGCTCGTCGTGGTGTTCGCGGCCCTCTCCGGCACGTCGGGGTCGGTCGGCGAGCTCGTCGGCTTCCGGGCGGGCTGGGGACTCGGCAACGCGCTCTTCGTCTCGACCGCCCTCGCCGTCATCGTCGGCGCCGCGGCCGGCGGCAGCGCCGCCGCGATCCTGCTGTACGAGTCGGCGCTCGGCCTCGGCATGGCCTGCGGCCCGCTGGTCGGCGCGCTGCTCGGCGACGCCAGCTGGCGCTACCCGTTCTTCGGCACCGCGGCCCTGATGGCGATCGGCTTCCTCTGCATCACCGCGTTCCTCAAGGAACAGCCGAAGCCCGCGCGGAAGACGTCCCTGCTCGACCCGGTCAAGGCGCTCGGCCACGGCGGACTCGCCTCCGCGGCGGCCTCCGCCTTCTTCTACAACTACACGTTCTTCACCGTGCTGGCCTTCACGCCGTTCGTCCTGAACATGTCCCCGTACAAGTCCGGCGCGGTCTTCTTCGCCTGGGGCGTGCTCCTCGCGGTGTTCTCGGTCCTGGTGGCGCCCCGGCTGCAGGCACGGTTCGGCTCGCTGAAGGTGCTCGGCAGCTCGCTGGTGCTGCTCGCCGCAGACGTCCTGGTGCTCGGGTACGGGAACCACACGGTCGCCGTCGTCTGCACCATCCTGTCCGGCGCGTTCATCGGCGTGAACAACACGGTGTACACCGAACTCGCCCTCGGCGTCTCCGACGCGCCCCGCCCGGTGGCCAGCGCCGGCTACAACTTCGTCCGCTGGTTCGCGGCCGCCGCCGCGCCGTTCTTCGCACCGAAGATCGAGGAGTGGAGCAACATCCACATCCCGTTCGTGGTCGCGGCCGTCACGGCGGTGCTCGGCGCGGTCGTGGTGTGGGTGCGCAGGAACGCCCTCACCCACGAAGCCGAGGAACTGGAACCGCGGCACGCCACCGAGGACAGCGTCACGGTCTTCGCCGACTGA
- a CDS encoding DEAD/DEAH box helicase, whose amino-acid sequence MTLPVALSGTDVIGQAKTGTGKTLGFGLPILERVTVPADVEAGRAKPEQLTEAPQALVVVPTRELCQQVTNDLLTAGKARNVRVLAIYGGRAYEPQVEALKKGVDVIVGTPGRLLDLAGQRKLDLKHVKCLVLDEADEMLDLGFLPDVEKIINMLPAKRQTMLFSATMPGAVIGLARRYMSQPTHIRATAPDDEGQTVANTKQFVYRAHNMDKPEMVSRILQAEGRGLAMIFCRTKRTAADIAEQLERRGFASGAVHGDLGQGAREQALRAFRNGKVDVLVCTDVAARGIDVGGVTHVINYQSPEDEKTYLHRIGRTGRAGAKGIAITLVDWDDIPRWQLINKALDLGFSDPVETYSSSPHLYEDLDIPAGTKGVLPRSERTRAGLGAEEVEDLGETGGRGRGGRSGGRTQDRDRDRGRDRGRDRDRDRDRDRDRSAPAAAEGERPARTPRRRRRTRGGSPLEATASAPVAAATVEASAPAAEVSAPVTEATEPRTPRRRRRTRSGAPSEAAVTATATAVETEAPAPVAAAPEAEAPAAKPRRRTRKTAEKPAEAAPEATAPEAVTETPAEEKPKRRTRKAAAEAVEAPAPEATTEAPAEEKPKRRTRKATATAPEAAAPEVTATDAEAEKPKRRTRKTTEKTTETAVTEAPAEDKPKRRTRKAAEKPAEAAAPEAVTEAPVEEQPKRRTRKATATAPEAAAPEVTATDAEAEKPKRRTRKTTAKAPEAAAAEAPVEEQPKRRTRKTAAKAVEAPAPEATTEAPAEEKPKRRTRKAAAKAPEVAAPEVTATDAEAEKPKRRTRKATAKAAETAAPEAGIPAQATEEPKPRRRTRKAAAAPAETAEPEATAPAPRRRTRKKAEAVEATEG is encoded by the coding sequence CTGACGCTCCCCGTCGCCCTCTCGGGCACGGACGTCATCGGCCAGGCCAAGACCGGCACGGGCAAGACGCTCGGCTTCGGCCTCCCGATCCTGGAGCGCGTCACCGTCCCCGCCGACGTCGAGGCGGGCCGCGCCAAGCCCGAGCAGCTGACCGAGGCCCCGCAGGCCCTCGTGGTGGTTCCCACCCGCGAGCTGTGCCAGCAGGTGACGAACGACCTCCTGACCGCCGGCAAGGCGCGCAACGTCCGCGTCCTCGCCATATACGGCGGCCGGGCCTACGAACCGCAGGTCGAGGCCCTCAAGAAGGGCGTCGACGTGATCGTCGGCACCCCGGGCCGTCTGCTCGACCTCGCCGGCCAGCGCAAGCTCGACCTCAAGCACGTCAAGTGCCTGGTCCTCGACGAGGCCGACGAGATGCTCGACCTGGGCTTCCTGCCCGACGTCGAGAAGATCATCAACATGCTTCCCGCGAAGCGCCAGACGATGCTGTTCTCGGCGACCATGCCGGGCGCTGTCATCGGCCTGGCCCGTCGGTACATGTCGCAGCCCACGCACATCCGCGCCACCGCGCCGGACGACGAGGGCCAGACCGTCGCGAACACGAAGCAGTTCGTGTACCGCGCGCACAACATGGACAAGCCCGAGATGGTCTCGCGCATCCTGCAGGCCGAGGGCCGCGGACTCGCGATGATCTTCTGCCGTACGAAGCGGACGGCCGCCGACATCGCCGAGCAGCTGGAGCGCCGGGGCTTCGCCTCGGGCGCCGTGCACGGCGACCTCGGGCAGGGCGCGCGCGAGCAGGCGCTGCGCGCGTTCCGCAACGGCAAGGTGGACGTGCTCGTCTGCACCGACGTCGCCGCGCGCGGCATCGACGTCGGTGGCGTCACGCACGTCATCAACTACCAGTCCCCCGAGGACGAGAAGACCTACCTGCACCGCATCGGCCGTACGGGCCGCGCGGGCGCCAAGGGCATCGCGATCACGCTGGTCGACTGGGACGACATCCCGCGCTGGCAGCTGATCAACAAGGCGCTCGACCTCGGTTTCAGCGACCCCGTCGAGACGTACTCCAGCTCCCCGCACCTCTATGAGGACCTGGACATCCCGGCGGGCACCAAGGGTGTGCTGCCCCGCTCCGAGCGGACCCGTGCGGGTCTGGGCGCGGAGGAGGTCGAGGACCTCGGCGAGACCGGTGGTCGCGGCCGCGGGGGCCGCTCCGGCGGTCGTACGCAGGACCGTGACCGTGACCGCGGTCGGGACCGCGGGCGCGACCGTGATCGTGACAGGGACAGGGACCGGGACCGTTCGGCCCCCGCGGCGGCCGAGGGCGAGCGCCCCGCGCGGACGCCGCGTCGTCGTCGCCGTACCCGTGGCGGCAGCCCGCTGGAGGCCACCGCGTCGGCTCCCGTCGCCGCCGCGACGGTCGAGGCGAGCGCCCCGGCCGCCGAGGTGAGCGCCCCGGTGACCGAGGCCACCGAGCCGCGTACGCCGCGCCGTCGTCGCCGCACGCGTTCCGGCGCGCCGTCCGAGGCGGCCGTGACCGCGACCGCGACAGCCGTCGAGACGGAGGCGCCCGCGCCGGTCGCCGCCGCTCCCGAGGCGGAGGCCCCGGCCGCGAAGCCGCGCCGCCGCACCCGCAAGACGGCGGAGAAGCCCGCGGAGGCGGCACCGGAGGCAACGGCCCCCGAGGCAGTCACAGAGACCCCGGCCGAGGAAAAGCCGAAGCGCCGCACCCGCAAGGCCGCGGCCGAGGCCGTCGAGGCTCCGGCCCCCGAGGCCACCACCGAGGCCCCGGCCGAAGAGAAGCCGAAGCGCCGCACCCGCAAGGCCACGGCCACGGCTCCCGAGGCAGCCGCCCCCGAGGTCACCGCGACCGACGCCGAAGCCGAAAAGCCCAAGCGCCGCACCCGCAAGACCACGGAGAAGACCACGGAGACTGCCGTCACCGAGGCCCCTGCCGAGGACAAGCCGAAGCGCCGCACCCGCAAGGCTGCGGAGAAGCCCGCCGAGGCTGCTGCGCCCGAGGCCGTTACGGAGGCCCCGGTCGAGGAGCAGCCGAAGCGCCGCACCCGCAAGGCCACGGCCACGGCCCCCGAGGCAGCCGCCCCCGAGGTCACCGCGACCGACGCCGAAGCCGAAAAGCCCAAGCGCCGCACCCGCAAGACCACGGCCAAGGCCCCGGAGGCAGCCGCCGCGGAAGCCCCGGTCGAGGAGCAGCCGAAGCGCCGGACCCGCAAGACCGCCGCCAAGGCCGTCGAGGCCCCCGCCCCCGAGGCCACCACCGAGGCCCCGGCCGAAGAGAAGCCGAAGCGCCGCACCCGCAAGGCTGCGGCCAAGGCCCCCGAGGTGGCCGCCCCCGAGGTCACCGCGACCGACGCCGAAGCCGAAAAGCCCAAGCGCCGCACGCGCAAGGCCACGGCCAAGGCCGCGGAGACCGCCGCCCCCGAGGCCGGGATTCCGGCTCAGGCGACGGAGGAGCCCAAGCCCCGCCGTCGTACGCGCAAGGCCGCTGCCGCCCCGGCGGAGACGGCCGAGCCCGAGGCGACCGCCCCGGCGCCGCGCCGCCGTACGCGCAAGAAGGCGGAAGCCGTGGAGGCGACGGAGGGCTGA
- a CDS encoding suppressor of fused domain protein: protein MADVLALVEARLLTGLGEPDARAAVTFLGTDRVEVLRFTDGDVVRYATLGMSAQPMADPTAALADPVKGPRAELLLSVRGGLADTDKVLRPLAVLAASPQVEGLIVAPGASLDVGEPLWPGAPFTSVLVAESGGLVEDLALDEPMDPVRFLPLLPMTPNEAAWKRVHGAAALQERWLNSGTDLRDPLRKSVSLD, encoded by the coding sequence ATGGCTGATGTTCTTGCGCTGGTCGAGGCCCGTCTCCTTACCGGCCTGGGAGAACCCGACGCGCGCGCCGCGGTGACCTTCCTCGGCACCGACCGCGTGGAAGTGCTGCGGTTCACGGACGGCGACGTGGTGCGCTACGCCACGCTCGGCATGTCGGCGCAGCCGATGGCCGACCCGACCGCCGCGCTGGCCGACCCGGTCAAGGGCCCGCGCGCCGAGCTGCTGCTCTCGGTGCGCGGAGGGCTCGCCGACACGGACAAGGTGCTGCGGCCGCTCGCCGTCCTCGCCGCCTCGCCCCAGGTCGAGGGGCTGATCGTGGCGCCGGGCGCGTCGCTGGACGTGGGTGAACCGCTCTGGCCGGGCGCGCCGTTCACCTCGGTGCTGGTGGCGGAGTCCGGCGGTCTGGTCGAGGACCTGGCGCTGGACGAGCCCATGGATCCCGTGCGGTTCCTGCCGCTGCTGCCCATGACGCCGAACGAGGCGGCGTGGAAGCGGGTGCACGGCGCGGCGGCCCTCCAGGAGCGCTGGCTGAACAGCGGGACGGACCTGCGCGATCCGCTGCGCAAGTCCGTGTCCCTGGACTGA
- a CDS encoding DUF6758 family protein, which translates to MRGEPSCPKCGGRVRAPGLFADSWQCDVHGTVHPLQPVIPPSVEALQVVVHRTQVPVWMPWPLPVGWLFTGVACAGDDRSGGRATAVACSGPAPLGGVGELVLVAEELGVGLGARYAGIDGPDPGPHMSVEKPPQTKVLAAGRPTPLWHVSGTPDDRAVFAGEARGLWLWAIAWPEQSGLLMYDELVLTDLRDAGAEVDLIPCGALSPRLLTP; encoded by the coding sequence ATGAGGGGCGAACCCAGTTGCCCGAAGTGTGGTGGCCGGGTCAGGGCTCCCGGTCTCTTTGCCGACTCCTGGCAGTGCGACGTGCACGGCACGGTGCACCCGCTGCAGCCCGTGATCCCGCCCAGCGTCGAGGCCCTCCAGGTCGTGGTGCACCGCACGCAGGTCCCGGTGTGGATGCCGTGGCCGCTGCCGGTCGGCTGGCTGTTCACGGGTGTGGCGTGCGCGGGCGACGACAGGAGCGGCGGCCGTGCGACGGCCGTGGCCTGCTCGGGCCCCGCGCCGCTCGGCGGCGTCGGTGAGCTGGTGCTCGTCGCCGAGGAGCTCGGTGTGGGGCTCGGCGCGCGGTACGCAGGCATCGACGGCCCCGACCCGGGGCCCCACATGAGCGTCGAGAAGCCACCGCAGACCAAGGTCCTCGCGGCCGGGCGGCCGACGCCGCTCTGGCACGTCTCCGGGACGCCGGACGACCGCGCCGTCTTCGCGGGAGAGGCGCGCGGTCTGTGGCTGTGGGCCATCGCGTGGCCGGAGCAGTCGGGCCTGCTCATGTACGACGAGCTGGTCCTCACGGATCTGCGGGACGCGGGCGCGGAGGTGGACCTGATCCCGTGCGGAGCGCTGTCACCGCGGCTGCTCACGCCGTAG
- a CDS encoding NYN domain-containing protein — protein MNDADPSAVDDSSAVDISAQLERANSLLERVLAEVARTPSTHAIFVDAGYLYAAAGRLAAGTEDRRTFDLDAEGLIEALIDKARTIFADSRLLRVYWYDGARRRIHTTEQQSIAELPDVKVRLGNLNANNQQKGVDSLIRSDLESLARHRAISDAALIGGDEDLVSAVEAAQGYGARVHLWGIEAPDGRNQAEALLWEVDSQRTFDLDFFKPYVARRTVATFETATAAHRPSRDDVRFVGAQIAAKWLGARGREALVGLLPGHPYLPGSVDQDLLVEAERLLQYSLRGQSDLRRALRDGFWEHLQAQY, from the coding sequence ATGAACGACGCCGACCCCAGCGCAGTCGACGACTCCAGCGCAGTCGACATCAGCGCTCAGCTGGAGCGCGCCAACAGCCTCCTCGAGCGTGTCCTCGCCGAAGTCGCGCGGACGCCCTCCACCCACGCGATCTTCGTCGACGCCGGGTACCTGTACGCCGCGGCGGGCCGCCTCGCCGCCGGCACCGAGGACCGGCGGACCTTCGACCTCGACGCGGAGGGCCTCATCGAGGCGCTCATCGACAAGGCGCGCACGATCTTCGCGGACAGCCGACTGCTGCGCGTCTACTGGTACGACGGAGCCAGGCGCCGCATCCACACCACCGAGCAGCAGTCGATCGCCGAGCTTCCCGACGTCAAGGTCAGGCTCGGCAACCTCAACGCCAACAACCAGCAGAAGGGCGTCGACTCCCTGATCCGCAGCGACCTGGAGTCACTCGCCCGGCACCGCGCCATCAGCGACGCGGCCCTCATCGGCGGCGACGAGGACCTCGTCTCCGCCGTCGAGGCGGCGCAGGGGTACGGGGCACGGGTCCACCTGTGGGGCATCGAGGCACCCGACGGGCGCAACCAGGCCGAGGCGCTGCTCTGGGAGGTCGACAGCCAGCGCACGTTCGACCTGGACTTCTTCAAGCCGTACGTGGCGCGGCGCACCGTCGCGACGTTCGAGACGGCCACGGCCGCGCACCGCCCCTCCCGCGACGACGTCCGTTTCGTCGGCGCGCAGATCGCCGCGAAGTGGCTCGGGGCGCGCGGCCGTGAGGCCCTGGTCGGGCTGCTGCCCGGGCACCCCTACCTGCCCGGGTCCGTGGACCAGGACCTCCTGGTCGAGGCGGAGCGGCTGCTCCAGTACTCGCTGCGCGGCCAGTCGGATCTGCGCAGAGCGCTGCGGGACGGGTTCTGGGAGCACCTGCAAGCGCAGTACTGA
- a CDS encoding alpha/beta fold hydrolase, translated as MSRPPTFVPPSCAAARTLRTTRGDFAVLDAVPADGVRRRGAVLLLPGFTGSKEDFIALLEPLTAAGYRAVTVDGRGQYETPGPDDVAAYAQEELARDVLAQAAALSEDERAHEGSPTRLHLLGHSLGGQIARAAVLLDPRPFATLTLMSSGPAAIAPVQQTRAKMLADALATLSMDEVWMAMRAMEPPPPQEAETGVEDGQDTDDSEALRARWLRHSPAQLIATGRQLSAEPDRVAELAALPLPKHVISGERDDTWPVPLLDDMARRLDAHRTVIHGAEHSPNTDRPAETAAALVCFWDEN; from the coding sequence ATGAGCAGGCCGCCGACCTTCGTACCGCCCTCCTGCGCCGCCGCGCGGACCCTCCGCACCACGCGGGGTGACTTCGCCGTCCTCGACGCCGTTCCGGCGGACGGAGTCCGGCGCCGGGGGGCCGTACTGCTGCTGCCCGGGTTCACCGGCAGCAAGGAGGACTTCATCGCCCTCCTGGAACCACTGACCGCCGCCGGCTACCGCGCGGTGACCGTGGACGGCCGCGGACAGTACGAGACGCCGGGCCCGGACGACGTGGCGGCGTACGCGCAGGAGGAGCTGGCCCGCGACGTGCTGGCGCAGGCCGCCGCCCTGTCGGAGGACGAGCGCGCCCACGAGGGCTCCCCCACCCGCCTCCACCTCCTCGGCCACTCCCTCGGCGGCCAGATCGCCCGCGCCGCCGTCCTGCTCGACCCCCGCCCCTTCGCCACGCTGACCCTGATGTCGTCGGGCCCCGCCGCGATCGCCCCCGTCCAGCAGACCCGCGCCAAGATGCTCGCGGACGCCCTCGCGACGCTGTCCATGGACGAGGTGTGGATGGCGATGCGGGCCATGGAGCCGCCACCCCCGCAGGAGGCCGAGACGGGCGTCGAGGACGGCCAGGACACGGACGACAGCGAGGCTCTGCGCGCCCGCTGGCTGCGGCACAGCCCGGCCCAGCTCATCGCCACCGGCAGGCAGCTCTCCGCGGAACCGGACCGCGTGGCGGAGCTCGCCGCGCTGCCGCTGCCCAAGCACGTGATCTCGGGCGAGCGCGACGACACCTGGCCCGTGCCGCTCCTGGACGACATGGCCCGCCGCCTGGACGCACACCGCACGGTGATCCACGGCGCCGAGCACTCCCCCAACACCGACCGCCCCGCGGAGACGGCGGCGGCCCTGGTCTGCTTCTGGGACGAGAACTGA
- a CDS encoding ferritin-like fold-containing protein, whose product MRFMETPDTPAESAPEPTGIAAQDWAKAATEPQYRAAVVDLLGALAYGELAAFERLAEDAKLAPTLGDKAELAKMASAEFHHFEQLRDRLSAIGVEPTEAMEPFVAALDGFHRQTAPSDWLEGLVKAYVGDSIASDFYREVAARLDGDTRALVLGVLDDTGHASFAVEKVRAAIEADPRVGGRLALWARRLMGEALSQSQRVVADRDALSTMLVGGVADGFDLAEVGRMFSRITEAHTKRMAALGLAA is encoded by the coding sequence GTGCGCTTCATGGAGACCCCCGACACCCCTGCAGAATCCGCCCCCGAGCCCACCGGAATCGCCGCCCAGGACTGGGCGAAAGCCGCCACCGAGCCGCAGTACCGCGCCGCTGTCGTGGACCTCCTCGGCGCGCTCGCCTACGGGGAGCTCGCCGCGTTCGAGCGGCTCGCGGAGGACGCGAAGCTCGCGCCGACGCTCGGCGACAAGGCGGAGCTCGCGAAGATGGCGTCGGCTGAGTTTCACCACTTCGAGCAGCTCAGGGATCGGCTCTCGGCGATCGGCGTGGAGCCGACCGAGGCGATGGAGCCGTTCGTCGCCGCGCTCGACGGCTTCCACCGGCAGACCGCCCCCTCCGACTGGCTGGAGGGGCTCGTCAAGGCGTACGTCGGCGACTCGATCGCCAGCGACTTCTACCGTGAGGTCGCGGCGCGTCTCGACGGCGACACGCGTGCGCTGGTGCTCGGTGTCCTCGACGACACGGGGCACGCGAGCTTCGCCGTGGAGAAGGTGCGCGCCGCGATCGAGGCGGACCCCCGCGTCGGGGGGCGGCTCGCGCTGTGGGCGCGGCGCCTGATGGGTGAGGCGCTCTCGCAGTCGCAGCGAGTGGTCGCCGACCGGGACGCGTTGTCGACCATGCTGGTCGGGGGTGTCGCCGACGGGTTCGACCTCGCGGAGGTCGGGCGCATGTTCTCGCGGATCACGGAGGCCCACACGAAGCGGATGGCTGCGCTGGGCTTGGCGGCGTAG
- a CDS encoding magnesium and cobalt transport protein CorA, which yields MSMIRDLRAAVRPSLRKDGTAYPSSPASYDTYDATRDAASAVVDCAVYRDGRRLECADTLSPHEAMLEVRRRGGFAWIGLHEPTEAEFAGIAAEFGLHPLAVEDAVHAHQRPKLERYDDTLFTVFKTIHYVEHTELTATSEVVETGEVMCFTGRDFFITVRHGGHGSLRALRRRLQEDPELLGKGPSAVLHTIADHVVDGYIAVADAMQDDIDDVESEVFSAPSKGKGSSRGVDAGRIYQLKREVLEFKRAVSPLLRPMLLLSERPMRLVDPDIQKYFRDVADHLTRVQEQVIGFDELLNSILQANLAQAAVAQNEDMRKITSWAAIIAVPTAVCGIYGMNFDHMPELRWRYGYPMVLALIGGVCFAIHRTLKRNGWL from the coding sequence ATGTCGATGATCCGCGACCTTCGTGCCGCCGTCCGCCCCTCGCTGCGCAAGGACGGCACCGCCTACCCCTCCTCCCCCGCGTCGTACGACACCTACGACGCCACCCGTGACGCCGCGTCCGCCGTCGTCGACTGCGCCGTCTACCGCGACGGGCGCCGCCTGGAGTGCGCCGACACCCTCAGCCCGCACGAGGCGATGCTGGAGGTGCGCCGCCGGGGCGGCTTCGCCTGGATCGGCCTGCACGAGCCGACCGAGGCCGAATTCGCCGGTATCGCGGCCGAGTTCGGGCTGCACCCGCTCGCCGTCGAGGACGCCGTCCACGCCCACCAGCGGCCCAAGCTGGAGCGGTACGACGACACGCTGTTCACCGTCTTCAAGACCATCCACTACGTCGAGCACACCGAACTCACCGCCACCAGCGAGGTCGTGGAGACCGGCGAGGTGATGTGCTTCACCGGCCGGGACTTCTTCATCACCGTCCGGCACGGCGGCCACGGTTCGCTGCGCGCCCTGCGCCGCCGCCTCCAGGAGGACCCCGAGCTGCTCGGCAAGGGCCCGTCGGCCGTCCTGCACACCATCGCCGACCACGTCGTCGACGGGTACATCGCGGTCGCCGACGCCATGCAGGACGACATCGACGACGTGGAGAGCGAGGTGTTCTCCGCGCCGAGCAAGGGCAAAGGGAGCTCGCGCGGCGTCGACGCCGGGCGGATCTACCAGCTCAAGCGCGAGGTCCTGGAGTTCAAGCGCGCCGTATCGCCGCTGCTGCGGCCGATGCTGCTGCTCAGTGAGCGGCCGATGCGACTCGTCGACCCCGACATCCAGAAGTACTTCCGTGACGTCGCCGACCACCTCACGCGCGTCCAGGAACAGGTCATCGGCTTCGACGAGCTCCTCAACTCGATCCTCCAGGCCAACCTCGCGCAGGCCGCCGTCGCGCAGAACGAGGACATGCGCAAGATCACCTCGTGGGCGGCGATCATCGCCGTCCCGACGGCCGTCTGCGGGATCTACGGCATGAACTTCGATCACATGCCCGAGCTCCGCTGGCGGTACGGCTACCCGATGGTGCTCGCCCTCATCGGCGGCGTCTGCTTCGCGATCCACCGGACCCTGAAGCGCAACGGCTGGCTGTGA
- a CDS encoding PHP domain-containing protein translates to MRIDLHTHSTASDGTDTPAELVRNAAAAGLDVVALTDHDTTRGHAEAKKALSELSTGLTLVTGAELSFNLDGMGLHMLAYLFDPEEPELARECELVRDDRVPRAKAMIEKLQGLGVPVTWEQVARIAGDGSVGRPHIAEALVELGVVPTVSDAFTAEWLADGGRAFADKHELDPFDAIRLVKAAGGVTVFAHPGAIKRGKVVSESVIADLAAAGLDGIEVDHMDHTPETRARLRALAGDLGLLVTGSSDYHGSRKTCVLGEFTTDPEIYGEITRRATGAFPVPGAGGLPAA, encoded by the coding sequence GTGCGCATCGATCTGCACACCCACTCCACCGCGTCCGACGGCACGGACACCCCCGCCGAACTGGTCCGCAACGCGGCCGCCGCCGGACTCGACGTCGTCGCGCTGACCGACCACGACACCACCCGGGGCCACGCCGAGGCGAAGAAGGCCCTGAGCGAGCTGTCGACGGGCCTGACCCTGGTGACCGGCGCCGAGCTCTCCTTCAACCTCGACGGCATGGGCCTGCACATGCTGGCCTACCTCTTCGACCCCGAGGAACCGGAGCTCGCCCGCGAGTGCGAGCTGGTCCGCGACGACCGCGTGCCGCGCGCGAAGGCGATGATCGAGAAGCTCCAGGGGCTCGGCGTGCCCGTCACCTGGGAGCAGGTCGCACGCATCGCGGGCGACGGCTCGGTGGGCCGTCCGCACATCGCCGAGGCGCTCGTCGAGCTGGGCGTCGTGCCCACCGTCTCCGACGCCTTCACGGCCGAGTGGCTCGCCGACGGCGGCCGCGCCTTCGCCGACAAGCACGAACTCGACCCCTTCGACGCGATCCGCCTGGTCAAGGCGGCCGGCGGCGTCACCGTCTTCGCACACCCCGGTGCCATCAAGCGCGGCAAGGTCGTCTCCGAGAGCGTCATAGCCGACCTCGCCGCGGCCGGCCTCGACGGCATCGAGGTCGACCACATGGACCACACGCCCGAGACCCGCGCCCGGCTGCGCGCGCTCGCGGGGGACCTCGGCCTGCTGGTCACCGGGTCCAGCGACTACCACGGCAGCCGCAAGACCTGCGTGCTCGGCGAGTTCACCACGGACCCCGAGATCTACGGCGAGATCACGCGCCGGGCCACGGGAGCCTTCCCGGTGCCCGGAGCGGGCGGACTCCCCGCCGCCTGA
- a CDS encoding DUF3107 domain-containing protein yields MEVKIGVQYAPREIVLESGQSAEEVEHAVSEALTGKSPLLSLVDDHGRKVLVPADRLAYVELGEPTARKVGFSAL; encoded by the coding sequence GTGGAGGTCAAGATCGGCGTGCAGTACGCGCCCCGCGAGATCGTGCTGGAGAGCGGCCAGAGTGCCGAGGAAGTCGAGCACGCGGTGTCCGAGGCGCTGACCGGCAAGTCGCCGCTGCTGAGCCTCGTGGACGACCACGGCCGCAAGGTCCTGGTTCCGGCCGACCGCCTCGCGTACGTGGAGCTCGGCGAGCCCACCGCGCGCAAGGTGGGCTTCAGCGCCCTGTAG